From one Plasmodium knowlesi strain H genome assembly, chromosome: 11 genomic stretch:
- a CDS encoding GAS8-like protein, putative: MKKGTKKNSAKKEEKKVLLKELKKLKEDLTAENKIADEIKEKIKNIDATVFLGYHDIKVLKLEEKKKEIELEENKSQKILSSRKVENVINKFVLKCYEAFLENLAKNEMELHGYTQISEEDKKKQQENRDYEKLTTVTSIQHLNKLNSIVLSQNEMIAEINRRFTRSLKKAKENCSRKINIEREKLDKKRQKVIFKLQSEKNEAIKNILAGYSEKILNMQSYFKLILDDQLWIIQKLENEKLNKRKIFLSKKKHLEELKKDIVIHTKKLEQLDKDVGILEKNIVDYEKLKTDLKRIKEKRKKQQKILTELKLESDIKKMLLAKISREYEAAYARSRMKLYDHLQRVLLENYFLETKIKLKSEALEISNIELSKWKESVDPKQNEILNRTLRKKFCKFEKLRKEVDDLIDANERNKENYEAIMHLNYFSNEDLDVLKRESVF; encoded by the exons atgaagaaagggacaaagaaaaacagtgctaagaaagaggaaaagaaggttctccTAAAAGAG TTGAAAAAGTTAAAGGAAGATCTCActgcagaaaataaaattgccgATGagattaaggaaaaaattaagaatatAGATGCAACGGTTTTTTTGGGTTACCACGACATAAAG GTCCTAaaattggaggaaaaaaaaaaagaaatcgaGCTGGAAGAAAACAAGTCCCAAAAAATCCTCTCCTCCAGAAAAGTCGAAAATGTCATAAACAAATTTGTGCTCAAATGTTATGAGGCATTTTTAGAGAATTTGgccaaaaatgaaatggagCTTCACGGCTACACCCAAATTTCCGA ggaagataaaaagaagcaacaggAAAACAGGGACTACGAAAAATTAACCACCGTGACGAGCATCCAGCATTTGAATAAACTAAATTCAATTGTCCTCtcacaaaatgaaatgataGCGGAAATTAACAGGAGGTTTACTAGGAGCCTTAAGAAGGCCAAGGAAAATTGTTCCCGGAAGATTAATATA gaaagggaaaaattagacaagaaaaggcaaaaagtaatttttaaattgcaGTCCGAAAAAAACGAGGCCATCAA AAACATCCTCGCAGGGTACAGTGAAAAAATTCTCAATATGCAAAGCTACTTTAAACTAATTCTGGACGACCAACTATGGATTATTCAAAAGTTGGAG AATGAAAAGTTGAATAAGAGGAAAATCTTCCTCtcgaaaaagaaacatttggaagaattaaaaaaggatatagTAATTCACACAA AAAAATTAGAGCAGCTAGACAAAGATGTGGGCATCCTTGAGAAAAACATCGTCGACtatgaaaaattgaaaacagatttaaaaagaatcaaagaaaaaaggaaaaaacaacaaaagaTCCTAACGGAATTGAAGCTCGAATcagacattaaaaaaatgctctTGGCGAAGATTTCTAGGGAATACGAAGCTGCGTATGCGCGAAGTAGGATGAAGCTGTATGACCACCTGCAGAGGGTATTGTTAGAG AACTACTTCTTGGAGACGAAAATAAAGCTGAAGAGTGAAGCCCTGGAAATAAGCAACATCGAG CTTTCCAAGTGGAAGGAATCAGTGGACCCTAAACAGAACGAAATATTGAACAGAACACTGAGGAAGAAATTCTGCAAATTTGAAAAGCTGAGGAAGGAAGTCGATGATTTGATA GACGCAAATGAAAGGAACAAAGAAAACTACGAAGCGATTATGCACCTTAACTATTTCTCAAATGAAGATCTCGACGTTTTGAAAAGAGAAAGCGTGTTTTAA